The following are from one region of the Terriglobales bacterium genome:
- the ispG gene encoding flavodoxin-dependent (E)-4-hydroxy-3-methylbut-2-enyl-diphosphate synthase, whose amino-acid sequence MAEIHRRQTVTANIGGVRVGSDAPVVVQSMTNTDTADALATAQQVEALARAGSELVRVTVNNDAAAEAVPRILDLLERRGIGVPIVGDFHYNGHLLLKKYPACARALAKYRINPGNVSVGRKDDDNFRTMIEVAVANQKPVRIGVNWGSLDQALLTRMMDENSRLAEPKSARDVTMEAMIVSALNSAALAEKYGLRADQIILSAKVSGVQDLIDVYRALAARCRYPLHLGLTEAGMGTKGVVASTAGIGVLLQEGIGDTIRVSLTPAPNGDRTEEVIVAQQILQSLGIRSFLPQVTACPGCGRTTSTFFQELADDIQSYVRRQMPEWKQQYHGVEEMTLAVMGCVVNGPGESKHANIGISLPGTFEEPVAPVFVDGKLTQTLRGDHIAQEFIRILDNYVESHYARKTEVTAPGR is encoded by the coding sequence ATGGCAGAAATCCACCGCAGACAGACTGTGACCGCTAACATTGGCGGGGTTCGCGTCGGCTCCGACGCCCCGGTCGTGGTCCAGTCCATGACCAATACCGACACCGCCGACGCGCTCGCCACCGCGCAACAGGTGGAAGCGCTTGCCCGCGCGGGCTCGGAACTGGTGCGCGTCACGGTGAACAACGACGCGGCCGCTGAGGCCGTGCCCCGCATTCTTGATCTGCTCGAGCGCCGCGGCATCGGCGTCCCCATCGTCGGCGACTTCCACTACAACGGCCACCTGCTGTTGAAGAAATATCCGGCCTGCGCCCGCGCGCTGGCGAAGTACCGCATCAATCCCGGCAACGTCAGCGTCGGCCGCAAGGACGATGACAACTTCCGCACCATGATCGAGGTCGCGGTCGCCAACCAGAAGCCGGTGCGCATCGGCGTGAATTGGGGCTCATTGGACCAGGCGCTGCTGACGCGCATGATGGACGAGAACTCCCGCCTCGCCGAGCCCAAGTCAGCCCGCGACGTCACCATGGAAGCCATGATCGTCAGCGCGCTGAACTCGGCCGCGCTGGCCGAAAAATACGGCCTTCGTGCCGACCAGATCATTCTCAGCGCCAAGGTCAGCGGCGTGCAGGACCTGATTGATGTCTACCGCGCCCTGGCCGCGCGTTGCCGCTACCCGTTGCACCTTGGGCTTACCGAAGCCGGCATGGGAACCAAGGGCGTGGTCGCCTCCACCGCCGGCATTGGCGTGCTCCTACAGGAAGGAATCGGCGATACCATCCGCGTCTCGCTCACTCCCGCGCCCAACGGCGATCGTACCGAGGAAGTAATCGTTGCCCAGCAGATCCTGCAGTCGCTCGGCATCCGCAGCTTCCTGCCGCAAGTTACGGCTTGCCCGGGTTGCGGCCGGACGACGAGCACTTTCTTCCAGGAGTTGGCCGACGATATTCAGTCTTATGTCCGCCGGCAGATGCCGGAATGGAAGCAGCAGTACCACGGCGTCGAAGAGATGACGCTGGCAGTGATGGGTTGTGTCGTGAATGGTCCCGGCGAATCCAAGCACGCCAACATCGGCATCTCCCTGCCTGGAACCTTCGAGGAACCGGTGGCGCCGGTGTTCGTTGACGGTAAGCTGACGCAGACGCTGCGCGGCGACCACATCGCCCAGGAATTCATCCGCATCCTCGATAACTACGTGGAATC